In Octopus bimaculoides isolate UCB-OBI-ISO-001 chromosome 28, ASM119413v2, whole genome shotgun sequence, the following are encoded in one genomic region:
- the LOC128247009 gene encoding zinc finger protein 436-like, giving the protein MYVYIYIYICVCVYVCPPTPTSLDNRWWCVYIPVSSHLTKHKHIHTREKPYRCDICGKSFSLRGNLTNHKRIHTGEKPYCDICGKSFSQNRKRTKHKHTHTGEKPYRCDICGKSFSLRGNLTNHKRIHTGEKPYCDICDKSFSVNSSLIRHKRIHTGEKPYRCNICGRSFSRNGNLTEHKRIHTGEKPYHCDVCGKSFTGSSHLRIHQHIHTGEKPYCDI; this is encoded by the coding sequence atgtatgtatatatatatatatatatatgtgtgtgtgtatatgtttgtccccccaccccaacatcgcttgacaaccgatggtggtgtgtttacatccctgtaagtagtcacttaactaaacacaaacatattcatacaagagagaaaccatatcgttgtgatatctgtggtaaatcattctccttAAGGGGCAATTTAactaatcacaaacgtattcatacaggggagaaaccatattgtgatatctgtggtaaatcattctcacagaATAGAAAACgaactaaacacaaacatactcatacaggagagaaaccatatcgttgtgatatctgtggtaaatcattctccttAAGGGGCAATTTAactaatcacaaacgtattcatacaggggagaaaccatattgtgatatctgtgataaatcattctctgtaaatagCAGTTTAATTAGACATaaacgaattcatacaggagagaaaccatatcgttgCAATATTTGTGGTAGATCATTCTCTCGTAATGGAAACCTAACTGAacacaaacgaattcatacaggagagaagccatatcattgtgatgtttgtggtaaatcatttactgGAAGTAGTCACTTAAGGATACACCAGCATATTcacacaggggagaaaccatattgTGATAtctga
- the LOC106881504 gene encoding zinc finger protein 62 homolog isoform X1, translating to MNKEKAKTPHHYDICGKLFSNSRTLTTHKYTHTGEEPYNCDVCGKSFAHKSSLSRHKRIVHRGEKPYHCDICGSSFSLNDYLNKHKYIHTEQKPFSCNICGKSFSATSSITRHKRIHTGEKPYHCNICGRSFLQNHHLTEHIRSHTGEKPYHCDVCGKSFLRRGDVTIHKRIHTGEKPYCCDICGKSFSISSELTKHKRIHTGEKPYCCDICGKSFSVSSELTKHKRIHMGEKPYQCDICGKSFSLNCNLTKHRRIHTGEKLYHCDICGKSCSHNPHLTEHKRIHTGEKPYQCDVCGKSFSQNGSLTTHKRIHTGEKPYCCDICGKLFSEKHHLIDHKHVHTGEKPYCCNICGKSFLRRGDVTIHKHIHSGEKPYHCNICGKCFCIQSSLIKHKRIHTGEKPYCCDICGKLFSVSSSLTIHKRIHTGEKPYQCDICGKSFSLNCKLTKHRRVHTGEKPYQCDVCGKSFTGSSSLTTHKCIHTGEKPYCCDICGKSFSASSNVTDHKRIHTGEKPYCCDICGKSFSVSSSVTKHKRIHTGERPYCCNICGKSFSQKHHLVEHKRIHTGERPYCCNICGKSFLRSGEVTIHKRIHTGEKPYHCDICGKSFYVKSSLTKHKCIHTG from the coding sequence ATGAATAAAGAGAAAGCGAAAACACCACACCACTATGATATTTGTGGGAAATTATTCTCTAACAGTCGTACAttaacaacacacaaatacactcatacaggagaggaaccatataattgtgatgtctgtggtaaatcatttgctcaTAAGTCTAGCCTCAGCAGACACAAACGTATTGTTCAtagaggagagaaaccatatcactgtgatatctgtggtagttCATTCTCTCTAAATGATtacttaaataaacacaaatatattcatacagaacaGAAACCATTTagttgtaatatctgtggtaaatcgttctctgcAACTAGTAGcataactagacacaaacgtattcatacaggagagaaaccatatcactgtaatatctgtggtagatcattctTGCAAAATCACCATTTAACTGAACACATAAGAagtcatactggagagaaaccatatcactgtgatgtttgtgggAAATCATTCCTTCGACGTGGTGATGTGACTATTCACAAAcgcatccatacaggagagaaaccttattgctgtgatatttgtggtaaatcattctctataaGCAGCGAATTAActaagcacaaacgtattcacacgggagagaaaccttattgctgtgatatttgtggtaaatcattctctgtaagcaGCGAATTAActaagcacaaacgtattcacatgggagagaagccatatcaatgtgatatctgtggcaaatcattctctcttaattgtaatttaactaaacacagacgtatacatacaggagaaaagctatatcattgtgatatctgtggtaaatcgtgcTCTCATAATCCACACCTAActgaacacaaacgtattcatacaggagagaagccatatcagtgtgatgtttgtggtaaatcattctctcagaatggAAGCTTAacgacacacaaacgtattcacacgggagagaaaccttattgctgtgatatttgtggtaaattattctctgaaAAGCATCATCTGATTGaccacaaacatgtacatacaggagaaaaaccatattgctgtaatatctgtggcaaatcattcctTCGACGTGGTGATGTGACTATTCACAAACACATCCactcaggagagaaaccatatcattgcaaCATTTGTGGAAAATGTTTCTGTATACAAAGTTCCTTGATTAAACACAAAcgcatccatacaggagagaaaccttattgctgtgatatttgtggaaaaTTATTCTCTGTAAGCAGCAGCTTAACTatccacaaacgtattcacacaggagagaaaccatatcaatgtgatatctgtggcaaatcattctctcttaATTGTAAGTTAACTAAACACAGACGTgtacatacaggtgagaagccatatcagtgtgatgtttgtggtaaatcatttactgGAAGTAGTAGCTTAAcgacacacaaatgtattcacacGGGAGAGAAGCCTTattgctgtgatatttgtggtaaatcattctctgcaagcAGCAACGTAACtgatcacaaacgtattcacacaggagagaagccttattgctgtgatatttgtggtaaatcattctctgtaagcaGCAGCGTAACTaagcacaaacgcattcatacaggggagagaccttattgctgtaatatttgtggtaaatcattctctcaaaagcaTCATCTGGTTGagcacaaacgtatacatacaggagaaagaccgtattgctgtaatatctgtggcaaatcattcctTCGAAGTGGTGAAGTAACTATTCACAAACGCatccacacaggagagaaaccgtatcattgtgacatctgtggcaAATCTTTCTATGTAAAGAGCTCCTTGActaaacacaaatgtattcacacaGGATAG